The Cerasicoccus sp. TK19100 genome window below encodes:
- a CDS encoding polysaccharide deacetylase family protein: MPTPIHHVKTDKPYIALTFDDGPIPETSPQWIELFAKHDCKATFFDLGNKVIAEPNLAQDVFAAGHEIGNHSMTHPHLPELSLSEVREQLVDCQKLFEDTFGIAPKVFRAPFGEHSDHVWTVLGELGLPAIMGKSYSDWAPDATVEAITENYTKDTVAGDIYILHTWQVKTLEAMPEMIRRYKARGLQLVTVSELMAAAK, from the coding sequence ATGCCCACCCCCATTCATCACGTAAAAACCGACAAGCCTTACATCGCGCTGACCTTCGATGACGGGCCAATCCCGGAAACCAGCCCACAGTGGATCGAGCTCTTCGCGAAGCACGATTGCAAGGCGACGTTCTTTGATCTTGGTAACAAGGTGATCGCCGAACCAAACTTAGCCCAAGACGTTTTTGCGGCCGGGCATGAGATTGGCAACCACTCCATGACGCACCCGCATCTACCGGAGCTGAGCTTGAGCGAAGTGCGCGAGCAACTCGTAGATTGCCAGAAGCTTTTTGAGGATACTTTTGGCATCGCGCCCAAGGTATTTCGTGCGCCGTTTGGTGAACACAGCGATCACGTTTGGACCGTGCTTGGCGAGCTGGGATTGCCCGCCATTATGGGAAAGAGCTACAGCGATTGGGCACCCGACGCGACTGTGGAAGCTATTACCGAAAACTACACGAAGGACACCGTCGCGGGTGATATCTACATCCTGCACACTTGGCAGGTGAAGACGCTCGAGGCCATGCCGGAAATGATCCGCCGCTATAAAGCCAGGGGCTTACAACTGGTTACGGTTAGCGAACTGATGGCCGCTGCAAAATAA
- a CDS encoding glycoside hydrolase family 2 protein, with product MSLDYTIEPCAAPRTNLDLNGEWDIAFDPDNCGKQNGWEKSFPGGEKITVPSTFETIRPFYDGVVWYRRTINATTSPGQRHRLHFGAAQYFAEAWLNGARIGDHEGGLLPFVFDVSDQLTDGDNELIVRVVAPPMDREIDGFRCGAPLNQGSIPIAKLGWYFNVGGLWKGVSLQTSQTAAIGDVFLEPWPSRNELKVHCEIDSSVAIDGAELRLTVTDWQGAENIVLQAVESCSLEQGITKVSFTAPFENARRWTLADPHLYQATLTLSTGEHALDAEQVRFGMREFDYVDGEFQLNGERVCLKGFLHQGDFPRTAIYPDSHEIVLKELQQIKDLGFNFIRCHMRPHYEVLDVADELGLLVMSEPPIGWIANSPETANRCWREISGLVKNDRNRACVVMWGLMNEVFHLKGFKPQEMMKLVVQWLQDVYKMDPTRPVIDVSGGHSLVEYGGVSDMLPDTAHDGNVAYMLSPSQPKPTPITDTHSYHRVPTQDKSWQDFRALGSGDKNVFVSEYGAAQVPPMFDDVLAAYSDADREIGLEDYRMNVDFNESLEEAFANDWLREAVGEKNDWLRRTNELRAADMKLVTFAMRANPKVSGLVFTQLADASGELFGAMDTWRNPKPMLTALAESCADDTIALFPSQRVIEPGQEFRIEAMLMHESAAGPHSWSIALQSEQGKIIQGWSGELSANAEHRSVLLDEPALTLDRAGAYQVSAKLTLANGEVVENSVPLRVIGRAGLKAKEVAVTGSRGGSVSRIVIDEGGVNLPFSNNFREPNAPIVYDFKHSADKRSASTFEDYHQLRKAIKGGGCAIAFEPEPMTLYEYVIPGLIRQRPVMQPNCYSVSPELFDGLCGPGVNDFVLSTLAPTKFDRINDILALGGRIHMGCLSAHMWTRPAVFFHGAAIYELPIGDGTLIICHVPLPELAPNCPVARRLLINLLNYANAKIDNPSITGLLSRSIDPLPGEVF from the coding sequence ATGAGCCTTGATTACACGATTGAACCCTGTGCTGCCCCGCGCACCAATCTTGATTTAAATGGCGAATGGGATATCGCCTTCGACCCCGATAATTGCGGCAAGCAAAACGGCTGGGAAAAGTCATTTCCCGGCGGTGAAAAAATCACCGTGCCCAGCACCTTTGAAACGATCCGTCCATTCTACGATGGCGTGGTCTGGTATCGCCGGACGATAAATGCGACAACGTCACCCGGGCAGCGGCACCGCCTGCATTTTGGCGCGGCGCAGTATTTTGCCGAGGCATGGCTCAACGGTGCGCGCATTGGTGATCACGAAGGCGGGCTCCTGCCGTTTGTCTTTGATGTGTCCGACCAGCTAACGGATGGTGACAATGAGCTGATTGTGCGCGTGGTGGCACCGCCGATGGACCGCGAGATCGACGGCTTCCGCTGCGGAGCCCCGCTCAATCAGGGCTCCATTCCGATTGCGAAACTCGGGTGGTATTTCAACGTCGGTGGTTTGTGGAAAGGCGTTAGCCTGCAGACTTCGCAAACGGCGGCGATCGGTGACGTGTTTCTGGAACCATGGCCGAGCCGCAACGAGTTAAAGGTCCACTGTGAGATCGATTCCAGCGTGGCAATTGATGGGGCTGAGCTGCGTCTGACCGTTACGGACTGGCAGGGCGCGGAGAACATTGTTTTGCAAGCGGTGGAGAGCTGCTCGCTGGAGCAGGGGATTACGAAGGTGAGCTTTACTGCGCCGTTTGAGAATGCGCGCCGATGGACCTTGGCCGATCCGCATCTCTACCAGGCTACGCTCACTCTGAGCACCGGCGAGCATGCGTTGGATGCTGAACAAGTGCGCTTCGGTATGCGCGAATTTGATTACGTGGACGGCGAGTTCCAGCTCAACGGTGAGCGTGTTTGTCTGAAAGGTTTCTTGCACCAGGGAGACTTCCCGCGCACAGCGATTTACCCGGACAGCCATGAAATCGTGCTCAAGGAGCTTCAGCAGATCAAGGACCTGGGCTTTAATTTTATCCGCTGCCACATGCGCCCGCATTACGAGGTGCTCGATGTTGCGGATGAGCTGGGGCTGTTGGTTATGTCTGAGCCGCCCATTGGCTGGATTGCGAATTCGCCCGAGACGGCCAACCGTTGTTGGCGCGAGATTAGCGGACTCGTTAAGAACGACCGCAACCGCGCTTGTGTGGTCATGTGGGGCCTGATGAACGAAGTCTTCCACCTGAAGGGCTTCAAGCCGCAGGAGATGATGAAGCTCGTCGTTCAGTGGCTGCAGGATGTCTATAAAATGGACCCCACGCGCCCGGTGATCGATGTGTCCGGCGGGCATAGCCTCGTCGAATATGGCGGCGTGTCCGACATGCTGCCCGACACCGCGCACGACGGCAACGTGGCCTACATGCTGAGCCCAAGCCAGCCCAAGCCCACGCCGATCACCGATACGCACAGCTACCACCGCGTGCCGACGCAGGATAAGTCCTGGCAAGATTTCCGCGCCCTCGGCAGCGGTGACAAGAACGTCTTTGTCAGCGAATACGGCGCGGCGCAAGTGCCACCGATGTTTGACGATGTGCTCGCTGCCTACAGCGATGCCGACCGCGAAATTGGTCTCGAAGACTACCGCATGAACGTCGACTTCAACGAGTCGTTGGAGGAAGCCTTTGCCAATGACTGGCTCCGCGAGGCCGTTGGCGAAAAGAACGACTGGCTCCGCCGCACCAACGAATTGCGCGCGGCGGATATGAAGCTGGTAACCTTTGCCATGCGCGCCAACCCCAAGGTATCCGGGCTGGTTTTTACGCAGTTGGCTGATGCCAGCGGCGAGCTTTTCGGCGCGATGGATACCTGGCGCAATCCGAAGCCGATGCTGACAGCCTTGGCCGAAAGCTGCGCCGATGACACCATTGCGCTGTTTCCCTCGCAGCGTGTTATTGAGCCGGGGCAGGAGTTCCGGATCGAGGCCATGCTGATGCATGAGTCTGCCGCCGGCCCGCACAGCTGGTCCATCGCTTTGCAGAGTGAACAGGGAAAAATAATCCAGGGTTGGTCCGGCGAACTATCGGCCAATGCCGAGCATCGCAGTGTCTTGCTTGACGAACCGGCGTTGACTCTGGACCGCGCTGGAGCCTACCAGGTAAGCGCCAAGCTAACCTTGGCCAATGGCGAGGTGGTCGAAAATTCTGTGCCACTTCGCGTTATCGGGAGAGCAGGTCTGAAGGCCAAAGAAGTGGCAGTGACCGGCAGCCGTGGTGGTTCCGTTTCGCGAATCGTCATCGACGAGGGCGGGGTGAATCTGCCGTTTAGCAACAATTTCCGCGAACCAAATGCGCCTATCGTTTATGACTTTAAACATTCGGCGGACAAGCGCTCGGCCTCGACTTTTGAGGACTATCACCAACTGCGCAAAGCGATTAAAGGCGGCGGCTGTGCGATCGCCTTTGAGCCTGAGCCGATGACGCTCTATGAATATGTGATCCCGGGGCTGATCCGCCAGCGGCCGGTCATGCAGCCGAATTGCTACTCGGTGTCACCCGAGCTTTTTGACGGCCTCTGCGGACCGGGGGTGAATGACTTTGTGTTGTCGACTCTGGCCCCGACGAAGTTTGACCGCATCAATGACATCCTTGCGCTGGGTGGTCGCATCCACATGGGCTGCCTCTCCGCGCACATGTGGACCCGACCGGCGGTCTTCTTCCATGGCGCTGCGATCTACGAACTGCCGATCGGCGACGGCACGTTAATCATCTGCCACGTTCCATTGCCGGAGCTTGCGCCCAACTGCCCAGTAGCCCGCCGTCTGTTGATCAACCTGCTCAACTACGCGAACGCTAAGATCGACAACCCGAGCATCACGGGTCTGCTTTCCCGCAGCATCGACCCGCTGCCCGGAGAGGTGTTTTGA
- a CDS encoding PilW family protein, with amino-acid sequence MNCNTKSKGFSLVELLVALTLFGLMAAGLASLAIQSRRMSETIIFEDQVHRSIQNFLEEIRGIGYERIENVLEEPKDGFDLTLPDIDGAGAIVSVNIPIAVVNDTERLPNWTTINVETTTKDGDSTTLPIDLRVALNSHKVLASENTEGIEVIIQFQWQLPWEKDGQKQLGEAIAFVADESP; translated from the coding sequence ATGAACTGCAATACCAAGTCAAAAGGGTTTTCCCTGGTTGAACTACTGGTCGCGCTGACGCTATTTGGGCTAATGGCAGCCGGGCTGGCGAGCCTCGCCATACAGAGCCGCCGCATGTCGGAAACGATCATCTTTGAAGATCAGGTCCACCGCTCGATTCAGAACTTTCTGGAGGAAATTCGCGGTATCGGCTATGAACGCATTGAGAATGTGCTGGAGGAACCCAAAGACGGTTTCGACCTGACGCTGCCGGACATCGACGGAGCCGGTGCCATCGTATCGGTGAACATCCCCATTGCCGTTGTTAATGACACCGAACGGCTGCCCAATTGGACGACCATCAACGTGGAAACCACGACGAAAGATGGCGATTCCACCACGCTGCCCATTGATCTGCGCGTGGCGCTGAACAGCCATAAAGTTCTCGCTTCAGAAAACACCGAAGGCATCGAGGTCATCATCCAATTCCAGTGGCAACTCCCTTGGGAAAAGGATGGCCAGAAACAACTCGGGGAGGCAATTGCCTTCGTCGCTGACGAATCA
- a CDS encoding sulfatase-like hydrolase/transferase — MSQAKRPNILFLMSDEHRADVAGFAGNDVVRTPILDHLAETGVVFNNAYTPSPICIPGRQCMMSGQLPHTCHCYNFGEDLTPNYMTFSRRFSQYAYHTVCSGKLHHSGPDQMQGWTRRIAPDTHLGLQYIDGAIPEEFARYQPAPGVGKWSNQRELEEARPAFGVCQRLDRDTVNAAFDYLSEHFHDPLYCRSKNHRPLLFKLSLVQPHYPYFTDEDRFRYYYERAPIFDEKPCDHPVLSLSQLNKPVNVSTDTIRRATAAYYGMVDQVDNYYGQVLNHLELLGEDLDDWIIVYTSDHGEMLGEHGIWEKARFYEASARVPLIIRWPKGFEGGRVVNENVNLCDLFATLCDLSGLEIPSGLDSRSLAPLLRGESVDWCNESVSQIGPSHVMIKQDALKYQYYGEDVPEVLFDLEADPGELKNFANDPAYASAMARFRQRLGELGNGLNADPNYVNAGYA, encoded by the coding sequence ATGTCTCAAGCAAAACGCCCCAATATTTTGTTTCTAATGAGCGATGAGCACCGTGCCGATGTTGCGGGCTTTGCGGGTAACGATGTTGTGAGGACACCGATACTGGATCATTTGGCGGAGACTGGAGTGGTCTTTAATAACGCCTACACGCCATCGCCGATTTGTATCCCGGGGCGTCAGTGTATGATGAGTGGTCAACTGCCGCACACGTGTCATTGCTATAATTTTGGCGAAGACCTCACGCCGAACTACATGACATTTTCCCGGCGCTTCAGCCAATATGCATACCACACTGTTTGTTCGGGAAAGCTGCACCATAGCGGGCCGGATCAAATGCAGGGGTGGACGCGTCGTATTGCCCCCGACACGCACTTAGGTCTCCAATATATTGACGGTGCCATCCCGGAAGAGTTTGCGCGATACCAACCAGCGCCGGGCGTGGGCAAATGGTCGAACCAGCGTGAGTTGGAGGAGGCGCGGCCTGCCTTTGGGGTATGCCAGAGGTTGGACCGCGATACCGTCAACGCTGCCTTCGATTACCTGAGCGAGCACTTCCACGATCCGCTCTATTGCCGGTCGAAAAACCACCGGCCGCTGTTATTTAAGCTTAGCCTGGTGCAACCGCATTATCCGTATTTTACTGATGAAGATCGCTTCCGGTATTATTATGAGCGTGCTCCAATTTTTGATGAAAAGCCATGCGACCACCCGGTGCTCTCGCTTAGCCAACTGAACAAGCCGGTCAACGTCTCCACCGACACGATTCGCCGCGCAACGGCAGCTTATTACGGCATGGTCGACCAAGTGGACAACTACTACGGGCAGGTTTTGAATCACCTGGAGCTGCTGGGAGAGGATTTGGATGACTGGATCATCGTCTACACTAGCGATCATGGCGAGATGCTCGGCGAGCACGGTATTTGGGAAAAGGCGCGCTTCTATGAAGCTAGTGCCCGTGTGCCCTTGATTATCCGTTGGCCCAAAGGCTTTGAGGGCGGTCGCGTGGTGAATGAAAACGTCAACCTCTGCGATTTGTTTGCCACACTCTGTGATCTCTCTGGTCTTGAGATTCCGTCTGGTCTGGACAGCCGCAGCCTCGCTCCGCTTCTACGTGGAGAAAGCGTGGACTGGTGCAATGAATCGGTTTCGCAGATCGGTCCGTCGCATGTCATGATCAAGCAGGATGCGCTCAAATATCAATACTACGGCGAGGATGTTCCGGAGGTGCTATTCGATCTCGAAGCCGACCCAGGTGAGCTCAAAAATTTCGCCAACGATCCGGCCTATGCTTCGGCGATGGCACGCTTTCGTCAACGGTTGGGCGAGCTAGGCAATGGCCTCAATGCTGACCCCAATTATGTCAATGCAGGCTATGCGTAA
- a CDS encoding ABC transporter ATP-binding protein, whose amino-acid sequence MSTATATSPTSSSTASDDVVLSIENLKTHFFTEEGQIPAVDGVSLKLKRGKVLAIVGESGCGKSVTSYSILRLIRSPGKIMDGKILFHSERRGETVDIAALDEKSDTLYQIRGGNISMIFQEPMTALSPVHTVGNQICEAILLHQNVTKEEARQKAIDMLISVGIPQPEERIDQYPHEMSGGMRQRVVIAMALVCDPEILIADEPTTALDVTLQAQILKLMRELQEKRNCSVVFITHDLGVVAQMADEVAVMYLGRVVETGSVRDILKNPAHPYTLSLLHSIPRNETLGGRLPTIKGSVPSLTQIPKGCPFHPRCPFAVPGKCDVGGPPDLLQWKEDRQAACVRLDEIHGNGKPTLQVEGGVDVTQSIKEEKVLLQVRNLCKHFPIYTKGLIRKQKGVLKAVDNVSFDLLRGETLGLVGESGSGKTTCARTILRALSATSGEAIFRSDLQNRDIDLTKLERKELKPLRKEMQMIFQDPFSSLNPRMTVGDIVAEPLVIHKLASGSTLEDMVVEMLKKVGLKPEHRQRYPHAFSGGQRQRIGIARALIMQPSLVVADEAVSALDVSVQAQVINLLADLQIEFGLTYLFVAHDLSVVRHICDRVAVMQGGKLVEFAESEALFENPQHPYTQKLLTAVPSLDPDERSW is encoded by the coding sequence ATGTCCACGGCCACCGCAACTTCCCCCACTTCCTCATCGACCGCCTCGGACGACGTCGTCCTGAGCATCGAGAATCTCAAGACGCACTTCTTCACCGAGGAGGGGCAAATCCCCGCCGTCGACGGCGTCAGCCTCAAGCTGAAGCGCGGTAAGGTGCTCGCCATCGTCGGCGAGTCCGGCTGCGGCAAGAGCGTTACCTCGTATTCGATCCTGCGCCTGATTCGCTCGCCTGGAAAAATCATGGACGGCAAAATTCTGTTTCACTCCGAGCGCCGGGGGGAAACCGTCGACATCGCCGCGCTCGACGAAAAGTCTGACACGCTTTACCAGATTCGCGGTGGCAACATCAGCATGATTTTCCAGGAGCCGATGACCGCGCTCAGCCCGGTGCATACCGTTGGAAACCAGATTTGCGAGGCCATCCTGCTGCACCAAAACGTGACCAAGGAAGAGGCGCGTCAAAAGGCAATCGACATGCTGATCAGTGTCGGCATTCCTCAACCCGAGGAACGCATCGACCAGTATCCGCACGAGATGTCCGGCGGCATGCGCCAGCGTGTGGTGATTGCGATGGCGCTCGTTTGTGACCCGGAAATTCTCATTGCCGACGAGCCCACCACGGCGCTCGATGTGACCCTGCAGGCGCAAATCCTTAAGCTGATGCGCGAGCTGCAGGAGAAGCGTAATTGCTCGGTCGTTTTCATCACTCACGACTTGGGCGTGGTTGCACAAATGGCGGACGAAGTCGCCGTCATGTATCTAGGCCGCGTGGTGGAAACCGGTTCGGTGCGCGACATTTTAAAGAACCCCGCGCACCCCTACACACTTTCCCTGCTACATTCGATTCCGCGAAACGAAACACTCGGCGGCCGCCTGCCCACGATCAAAGGCAGCGTCCCCTCGCTCACGCAAATTCCCAAAGGCTGCCCCTTCCATCCACGTTGCCCGTTCGCCGTGCCCGGGAAGTGCGACGTCGGCGGCCCTCCTGATCTGCTTCAGTGGAAAGAAGATCGCCAGGCCGCCTGTGTGCGTCTGGATGAAATCCACGGTAACGGCAAACCGACGCTCCAAGTCGAAGGCGGAGTCGACGTTACCCAGTCCATCAAGGAGGAGAAAGTCCTCCTGCAGGTGCGCAATCTCTGCAAGCATTTCCCCATCTACACTAAGGGACTGATCCGCAAACAAAAGGGCGTGCTCAAAGCGGTGGACAATGTCTCCTTCGATCTTCTGCGCGGCGAAACGCTGGGCCTCGTCGGCGAATCCGGTTCGGGCAAAACCACCTGCGCGCGCACCATTCTCCGCGCCCTCTCTGCCACCTCCGGCGAAGCCATTTTCCGCAGCGATCTGCAAAACCGAGATATCGACCTGACCAAGCTTGAGCGCAAGGAGCTCAAGCCACTCCGCAAAGAGATGCAGATGATTTTTCAGGACCCGTTCTCCTCACTGAACCCACGCATGACAGTGGGCGACATCGTGGCCGAGCCGCTCGTCATCCACAAGCTTGCAAGTGGCTCCACCTTGGAAGACATGGTCGTAGAAATGCTTAAGAAAGTCGGCCTCAAGCCCGAGCATCGCCAGCGTTACCCGCACGCCTTTTCCGGCGGCCAGCGTCAACGCATCGGCATTGCCCGGGCATTGATCATGCAGCCGTCGCTAGTGGTGGCAGACGAGGCCGTCTCCGCGCTCGACGTATCCGTGCAGGCACAGGTGATTAACCTCCTCGCCGACCTGCAAATCGAGTTCGGGTTGACGTATCTTTTCGTCGCGCACGACTTATCAGTGGTCCGCCATATCTGCGATCGCGTGGCCGTCATGCAGGGTGGCAAGCTGGTAGAGTTCGCCGAGTCCGAGGCGCTCTTCGAAAACCCGCAGCATCCCTACACGCAAAAGCTCCTCACCGCCGTGCCCAGCCTCGACCCCGACGAGCGCAGTTGGTAG